From one Lotus japonicus ecotype B-129 chromosome 3, LjGifu_v1.2 genomic stretch:
- the LOC130745303 gene encoding germin-like protein subfamily 3 member 4 — protein MKSLSYYFFCMFFFIVYTNNIKVSLADCDNLQDTCPAIPPNKQTLFINGLPCKNPGNVTSQDFRTMELSKPGSTDILGASIKLVTAAEFPGLNTLGLSIGRTDIDRDGLVNFHYHPRATEMIFVTKGVLLAGFVDTKNQIFQKFLQVGDVCVFPKGLFHYILNQGFVDATVFSVYNSQNPGIVSLTPTTFDTTLESLEKLKKRIISLSASDVHDVTSFNSMELESIYS, from the exons ATGAAATCCCTATCTTACTACTTTTTCTGTATGTTCTTCTTTATTGTCTACACCAACAACATCAAAGTTTCTTTGGCAGACTGTGATAATCTGCAGGACACTTGTCCAGCAATTCCACCCAACAAGCAAACCCTATTCATCAATGGCCTACCCTGCAAAAACCCAG GCAATGTAACATCTCAGGATTTCAGGACCatggaattaagcaaacctggTTCCACTGACATTTTAGGTGCGTCCATAAAACTTGTCACTGCTGCTGAGTTTCCTGGGTTGAACACTCTTGGCCTCTCAATTGGAAGAACAGACATTGATAGGGATGGCCTAGTGAACTTCCATTACCATCCTAGAGCTACTGAGATGATCTTTGTTACCAAAGGTGTGTTACTGGCTGGATTTGTTGACACCAAAAATCAGATTTTCCAGAAGTTTCTGCAAGTGGGTGATGTTTGTGTTTTCCCCAAGGGTTTGTTCCATTACATTCTGAATCAGGGTTTTGTGGATGCCACTGTTTTCTCAGTGTATAACAGCCAAAATCCTGGGATTGTTTCCCTTACTCCTACTACTTTTGACACAACATTGGAATCATTGGAGAAGCTAAAGAAGAGGATCATTTCACTTTCTGCTTCTGATGTCCATGATGTTACCAGTTTCAACTCTATGGAATTGGAAAGCATCTACAGTTAG